TATCAACCATACTTTGGTATTTTTCAAATAATTTTTCTTCTACAAGTCTTTGCACATTATATTCTAATTCTTTATAAAGCCAATTTATTGCAGTTCTATCAAGATTTGCAAAAGATATTTCATATTTTAAAGTATCTCCGATTTCTACTTCACTTGATTCTAATTTTGCTTTATCAAGGCTAATATATTTACTTTCATTATTAGCTAATTCATCATTATTTGCAACAACTACTAGATTTTGATATACACAAAGAGTTTTTTTAACATCTACACTAAATTCTTTATCATCACCAAAAAGTCTTTTAGCAGTATTTGTAATAGCTTTTACTACACGCTCACTTACTTCTTCTATTGGCAATGATTTCTCATTCGCAATTGATTCTATTATATCTACTATTCTTTCCAAGATTTTACCTTTAATTGAAGTTTGAAGACTATTATTATATAAAAAATAACTTTTAATAAGTTTAATGAAAGAACTTTTTGTTATTATTTTATTTTTTTAATTTAAAAAAGGATATGAGATGAAATTTAAATTAGCAAAACAAACTTTAAATTCAAAACCAAAAGAAGTTACTATTGAAGAAGTTATAAAAATACTTGAAGAAAAAAAGGTTATATTTTTAGACCATTCAAATTCTAGTGAAGATATTACAAAATTAGTTGAAAAATTAAATAATTTTAAGGTATATGTAAATACGGTTAAATATGGTTTAGTAGAAGATGAATTTATTTATGAGGTACATATACTTTGAGTAAAAAATTATATATAGAAACTTTAGGCTGTGCAATGAATGTTCGCGATAGTGAGCGTATGATTGCAGAGCTTACCACTAAAGAAGGTTATGAAGTAACTACAGATAAAAAAGAAGCTGATTTAATATTAATAAATACTTGTAGTGTGCGTGAAAAACCAGTCCATAAGCTTTTTAGTGAAGTAGGTGGTTTTTTAAAAGAGAAAAAAGAAGGAGCAAAAATAGGCGTTTGTGGTTGCACAGCTTCTCATTTAGGTAGCGAGATTTTTAAGCGTGCTCCACAAGTTGATTTTGTGTTAGGTGCAAGAAATATTAGCCGTATAACAGAAGCAATTAAAACTCCAAAATTTATAAGTAATGATATAAATTACGATGAAAGCGATTTTGCTTTTGCTGATTTTAGAAATAGTATTTATAAAAGCTATGTAAATATTATGATAGGTTGTGATAAGCATTGTGCTTATTGTATCGTCCCACACACTCGTGGAGATGAGCTAAGTATTCCAAAAAATATTATTTTAAATGAAGTAAAAAAAGCCGTTAGCAACGGAGCTAGTGAAGTATTTTTGCTAGGACAAAATGTAAATAATTATGGTAAAAGATTTTCAAGTAACCATCCTAAAATGGATTTTTCAGACCTTTTAAATGAGATTAGCGAGGTTGATGGGCTTGAAAGGATTAGATTTACTAGCCCACACCCACTTCATATGGATGATAAGTTTTTAGAAACTTTTGCAAAAAATCCTAAAATTTGTAAAAGTATGCATATGCCTTTACAAAGTGGTAGCACAAGTATTTTAAAAGCTATGAAGCGTGGCTATACTAGAGAATGGTTTATAAATAGGGCTTTAAAATTAAGAGAATTAGTTCCAAGTGCTAGTATATCAACAGATATTATCGTGGCATTTCCTGGTGAGAGCGATGAAGATTTTGAATTAACACTTGATGTAATGAGAAAAATTAGATTTGAGCAAATTTTTTCATTTAAGTATTCTAAAAGACCACTAACACCTGCAGCAACAATGCCAAATCAAATTCCTGAAAATATAGCAAGTGCAAGGCTAACTAAATTACAAAGTTTATACAATGAAATTTTAGATGAGATTAGTGCAGCACAATTAAATAAAACTTATAAAGTATATTTTGAAGAATTAAGAGAAAATCAAACTATAGCAGGAAGAAGTGATAATAATTTCTTAATAGTTGTAAATGGTAGCGAAGAATTGCTTGGAAAAATGGTTGATGTAAAGATTACAAAGACTTCTAGGACAACCCTTTATGGCGAAATACAAAGTTAAAATTTTAGCTTTTATAATATTTATACTTTTAAATATTATTTATTTAACTTGTAAAAAAAGATTTTATGGAGAAAAAACTTTACCTAAAGAGCCTTGCATAGTGCTTTTTTGGCATGGAAAACTTACTATGATGGCTTTTATTTTTGCTTATATGAAGAAAAATGGTTATAAAAAAAAGCCTTATGTATTAATAAGTAATCACAAAGATGGAGAATTAATTGCTAGTGTTATGAAATACTTTAATATAAATGCTGTTAGGGGTAGCACTTATGATTCTCCAGTTAAAGCATTGCTTGAAATTAAAAGTCTTTTAGGACAAGGTCATGATGTATATATTACTCCTGATGGACCTAGAGGGCCTTATCATAGCATTTCAGCAGGTTCTTATAAAATAGCTTTAAAATATAAAATTCCTACGATTATTTTTGATAATGCTGCAAGTAGATTTTATAGGGCTAAAAGCTGGGATAAGATGATTTTAGCTAAGCCATTTTCTACAATTGCTTATATTATTTCAAAACCGATATTATTAGATGAAGAAAATTCTGTTAATTTAATAAATAAGGAATTTAATAAACTAGAGCTTAAATTAAATGAAGAAGGTTTTTATGTTTAATATAAGAAAATACCTATCAACTATTTTTATTAATTTAGTAATTAAGGATAAAAGTTGTAGTATAGAAGCTTATTCTGTTAAAAATGAAAAAATTATTAAAATTCATCAAAGAACTTTTATTGAAGAAGATAAAAATAAATTACTAAAATATATAAAAACCTTAATTGATAATCATTATTTTACTTATGTTTCACTTTTATTTACTAGTATCGGTCAAGGAATGGTGCCGACAATTAATAAAACAGATTTACAAAAATTTGGTGTTGATAGCAGTGCTGTTAGTTTAAAAATCTTTGATAACTCGTTTTTGTATGCGGCAAAAACTGAATTAATTAATGCTGATATTGTTTTTGATGAATTGCAAGTGGATTTAATTTATTCTCCTTTTAGCATATTGTTTAAACTAATTCAAGATAAAAAATCAGATGGTTTTGTATTTGATGGCATAAGTTTATTTGTGTTAAAATACGGAGAATTCATTACTTTAATGATTTATGATGGTAAGAAATTTAAATTTGGTAGTTATTTTGAGCTTAAAATCAACAAAGATAATGAAGAAGACCATCAAACTTTAGAATTAGAAGAAGAAATTGAATTAGATAGCAATAACGATACATTAGAAGAACTTGATTTTGATGAATTTGATAATGTAAAGGTTGATGATAATTTTGATTTAGGAGCTGATTTAAATTCTGATTTGAATGAAAATTTACAATCATTTAGCTTGGATATGCAAATATTTGAATATATAAATAGTGCGATTAAAGAATTTTATAATAACAATATTTATGATAGTGATTTTATTAATAATATTATTATATTTGAACACGAAAAAAGCTCTAAAGCTATGCATTCTTATATTGAAAGTGAATTATTAATAAAGCCTATTGTATATACAATTGATATATTTAAGGAAATGTTAAAATTAAGCAGTAATGATTTAGGAGCAAAAATTGATATATAGTCTTAAAAATGCTGAACAAAAACCTATATTAAATAAATTTAATAAATTATGCTTTTATTTTTTAATCTTCATTATTTTTGTAATTATATTTTTTGCTGTATTTATAAAAATAAAACAAGAATTAGCATATAGCGACGCACAACAAGCCAAAGAAAATAGTGATAAAATGATAGAATTAATAGGAAAAAATAGGAATGAAATTATTTTAAATAAAGAATATATAGCTTTAGTAAGTGATATACAAGCTTCTAATATAAATTTAAAAAAGAGTATAAAAAATTTATTTGACTTAGTTCCTGATAGTATAGTTTTAAATGAAGTTCTAATGGAGCAAAAAAGCTTATTGATTAAAGGAATTACTCCAACAAAAGAAATTTATAATAATTTATTGCAAACACCGCTTCAAAGTATTTTTGAAACATCAAAAACTAATTTTATACAATTAAATTCTGGTTGGTATAACTTTGTAAGCATTAACACTATTGAAAATTCTGAGGGTTTTAATGAATAAAGATAATAGTATGATTAAAATTGATATAGTAAAGTTGCTATTATGGTTGAGTATATTTTTGATTACTATTTTTACTCTTAGTGCTTTGCTTATAATTCCAAGTGTAAATAAATTAAAAGTTGCAAATGAAGTTTTAAGCTCTTCAAATTCAAAATTTCAGCAAAATAAAGCAAAAAATGAAAGTATTGAAAGACAATTAAATGATTATTTATCAGAGAATAAAACCAATTTAGCAAAAATTCATAATGAATTTGATATTGAAAAATTTAAAAATCATTGCAAGACTTTTTTTGATGAAGTGAATTTAGATAAGAATTTAGATTTTAGCGAAGATTATGTAAGCTATCAGTTATCAGTAAGCACAAAAATAACAAGTCCAACTATTTTTTATGATTTCATAGATTCTTTAGATAATTTTCCAAATATTTTACGAGTTCATTTCCCAATAGTTTTAAAATCTGATAAGAATTTGATAAAAGCACAATTTAACATTCAAGTATATAAAAGATAAGCCTACAAAAGTAGGCTAAGAATTATTTATGCAATTCGTTTGCATAGAATTTAACAGAATTAAAGCCTTCTTTTAAAGCCCATTCGTAAGCACTTGATACGAATTCCCAATTAATATGCTTATAAAAACCTTCAAGGTAAGCTGCTCTTGCATTTCTGTGGTCAATATAATAAGCGTGTTCCCAAACATCAACAACTAATAAAGGAATTAATTTATCAGTAATTGGAGTTGCTGCATTGCTTGTTTTTACTAATTCAAGTTTTTTACTTGTAGTATTATATACAAGCCAAAACCATCCACTACCAAATAAGCCTGTAGCACCTTTTATAAATTCATCTTTAAAGTTTGAACAGGTTCCAAAAGCTTCATTAATTGCTTTTTCTAATTCAGCACTCATTTTGCTTTCTTTTGGACTAATGCAGTCAAAATAAAAATCGTGATTATAAACTTGTGCAGCATTATTAAAAATACCTTCTTTAGAAGTTAAGATAATATCAACTAAATCTTTTTTTTCAAATTCTGTTCCAGCAATCAAATTGTTAAGATTATTAACATAAGTTTGATGGTGTTTACCATAGTGATAATTGAAAGTTTCTTCAGTTAAAAAGCCTGAAAACGCATTTGTTGCATAATTTAATGTTCTTAATTTAAACATCTTTTCTCCTTAATTTTAAAATTTGTATTAAAAATATATCAAAAAAAAGATAATATTTATCTTATTTAAAATCCTTTTTTATTTGTAAAAAATATATTTATTAAAGAAAATTAAAATTATTATCAAATTAAGAAAAAATTAATAAATAATTCATATAATAATCAATATCAAATTAATTTAAAAAAAAGGATATGTTATGAAGTTAAGTAAAATTACATTAGCTAGTATTTTTGTTGCAAGTTCTGCATTTGCTCATCAATTTTTTCCAATGAAAACAGATGATGGTTATAAGGTTGGATTTTGGGCTGATGATCACTGGGGTCAATTTCAAAGCGATAGAATATTTGGTGTAAGTGCAAAAGATTCTAAGGGTAAAAAGCTTAAAGCTGGATATGATTATTTAAATAATAAAATCTTTATAGAAGGTAATCCATCAGTAGCTAGTGTAAATTATGATTTTGGTTATTATACTTTTACAAAAGATGGCAAACATTATTCTCAAGCTAGAAATGAAATTACCGACATTACAGGTGCAAATGAAGTAACCCAAACTAGAAAAATATTTAAAATGGGTAAAAGTATATTCGCTTGGGACGAAGCATCAAGTAAGCCTTTAGGATTAAAGTTTGAAATAATTCCATTAGAAAATCCACTAGACAAAAAAGTAGGTGATAAATTAAAAGTTCAAGTATTGTTAGATGGAAAACCTATTAGTGGGGTTGAATTTGAAGACCAAAATGATGATATAGATGATATTACAACCGATGAAAAAGGTATTGCAACTTTAACTCTTAGCAAACCTCAAGATGGCTTGCAAATTATTGCAGCTGGTATAAAATTGCCTTATAATCTTGATAGATACGGAGATACTTTACAGCTTACTGCTACTTTAAGTTTTAAATCTAAATAATATTTTTAATCCCTAATTGTTAGGGATTAAAAGAAATATTTTAAAATACCTTTATTAAATTTAAAGGTTTTTAAAATGAAGACAAAAGTGTTTTTTGCTATATTAATAGCTGCTTTTGGCATTTGGTATTATTATTACAACGAAGGTAGTTATACAAAAACAGATGGTTTTGAATTAACTTATATAGATAATAGTATTATTAAAAATTATAATTCAAATATATTGTTAAATTTTTGTAATACTAGTAATTCATCTTGCAATCAATTTCAGCCAATTTTAAAATCAGTTTATAATGAACTAGGTAATTTGAATGTAAAAATTTTAAATATTGATATTTTTGACAATCCTGAATTATTGAATAAATTCCCAATTTCTTTAATACCGATACAATTTTTTTATACAAAAGATGGAGTAAATTTCAAACCAAAATCAGAAATTGGAAAGAAATTTAAAGAAGTTAATTTCAATGATGAAACTTTTTATTATCACTTAGGTATTTTAACGCAAGAAGAGATAATGTTGATTTTTGAAGAAATGCAAAACTATTAAAGTTGGTCTAGTTTTATTAGTGCATCTTCAACAATTTCTCCAATAGGTGGAGTAATATCAATATTTATTACCAAGTCTTCATTGTGTGGAAATTCCAATGTTGAAAATTGAGAATCAATCATATTTTCTTTCATATAATGACCGCTTCTTTTACTCATTCTTTGCATTATTAATTCTTTTGAGCCGTGTAAATGAATAAAGATAATTTTACCAGATTGTCTTATTTTATCTCTATATTGTTTTTTTAATGCAGAACAAGCTATGACACAAGAGCGATTTCTTCTTGAAATTGAGTAAAATACATCAGCAATTCTTTCAAGCCAAGGTTCTCTATCTAAATCATTTAATGGAACCCCACTTTGCATTTTTTCTATATTTGCTCTTGGGTGTAAATCATCTCCATCTATAAAGCTAGCCCCTAAACTATTTGCAATCATAGCACCTATCGTGCTTTTGCCACAGCCACACACTCCCATTACAACAATATTATAATGTTTCATTAATTATCCTTTTTTATAAAAATCTTGCTATTTTTAACCTATTTTTCTTAATATTACATAAATTCAAATAAAAGGAGAAATAATGCAAGAGCTTAGTGCTTCTTACTTATTATGTGTTGCCGCAGTTGCGGTTGTTTTATTATTATTTATGATTATGAAATTAAAAATTCACGCTTTCATATCATTAATAATAATAAGTTTTTTAACTTCTTTAGCAGCCAATACGCCGCTTGATAAAATTTTAGGAGTAATGCTTGGTGGTTTTGGTTCAACTTTAGCAAGTGTTGCTTTATTAGTTGGTATTGGTGCTATGATAGGTAAAATTTTAGAAGTTTCTGGTGGAGCTCAAGTTTTAGCTGATACTTTAATTGAGTTTTTTGGGGTGCAAAGAGCTCCATTTGCACTAGGTTTAGCTTCATTGATTTTTGCTTTCCCTATATTTTTTGATGCAGGGTTAATTGTAATGTTGCCTGTTATATTAAGCGTAGCTCATAAATTAAAAGGTTCTGTTTTAACTTATGCACTTCCTTCGGTTGGTGCATTTTCTGTAATGCATGTTTTCTTACCACCACACCCAGGTCCAGTTGCAGCAGCAGCTACAATAGACGCTAATGTTGGTTGGGTTTTAATATTAGGACTTATTATTGGTCTTCCTACTTGGTATTTTAGCTCTTATTTATTTGGGCTTTATTCTGGTAAAAAAATGTATTTTAAAGCACCAGATTTATTTGAAGATGAAAAAATAGAAATTAAACATAAACCTAAATTCTTAACCGTAATATTTATATTATTAACCCCTGTAGTATTGATTTTTATAAGTGCAATTATCTCATCTATGCAAAAATTAGAAATAATCGCAAAAAATGATATATGTTTTAATGTTTTAAATCTAATAGGTCAAACTCCAATCGCTCTTATGATTACTTTAATAATTTGTATTATTGTATTTAATAAGAGTTTAGGTGCTAAAAATCTTGAAAAATATTGTGAAAAAGCTCTTCCTGCAATTTGTTCTGTAGTGCTTGTAACTGGTGCAGGTGGTATGTTTGGTGGTGTTTTAAGAGCTAGTGGAATAGGTGATGCGTTGGCTGGAACTTTAGCTAATTTAGGCGTTCCTGTTATTTTAGCTGGTTTTATAATAGCAGCAATTATTAGAATTGCTCAAGGTTCAGCTACTGTTGCACTTACTACAACAGCTGGTTTAATGGCACCAATTATTGCAGCAAATACATCAATTGCAGAATTTGATAAAGTTGCTATCGTTTTAGCAATAGCTTGTGGTAGTGTTGTTTGCTCTCATTTTAACGATTCTGGATTTTGGCTTGTAAAAGGCTTATTTGGTTTAGATGAAAAAACAACTCTTAAAACTTGGACTATGCTAGAAACTTTAATAGGTGTTATAGGTTTTGTATTAATACTTATAATTTTAGCTTTATTTAATCTTGTATTTTAGTGTTTTTACTTTGGAATTTAAAATTATATTTTAAATTCCATTTTTAATTAATTCTTCTTAAATAATATAGTTTTCATTATATTTACATATTATTCCTTTTTGCTATTGGGGGGGGGTATTTAATATCTATATCATAATTAAGAATATATTATTCCATTTACTTAATTCTTAAATTATTTTATTATAATTTTATCTAACTTATAAAATTAAGTTTTATTTAAATTTTTAAGGAGAATTTATGGAAAAGTTATCTCGTAGAAGCTTTTTAAAAGGTGCAGCAGGAGTAGCAGCTAGTGCGTCAAGTTTAGGTGCTGTTGATTTTATTGGTGAAAACGCTATTCCTAAAATAGATGAAAGCTTAATTAGTGCTTCACATTTTGGAGCTTATCATCCAATTATTAGAAGTAGCAAAGTTGAAGGATTTAAAGCTTTTAATGGGGATTTTAAACCAACAACTCTTATGAATGGTGTAGTAAATAGAGTATATTCACAAGATAGAATTAAAAACCCAAGCGTTAGAAAAAGTGTTTTAGAAAAAGGATTTGAAAAAGCTCCTAAAAACTTAAGGGGTAAAGAAGAATTTGTTGAGATTACTTGGGAAAAAGCTTATGAATTAGTAGCTAATGAGCTTAAAAGAGTTTATGAAAAATATGGCTCTAATGCTGTTTATGGCGGTAGTTATGGTTGGTTTTGCGTTGGAAGCGTTAATAACCCACAAAGCTTACTTGGAAGAATGTTAAATATAGCTGGAGGTTGCACTACTAGAACTCTTACATACTCAACTCATTGTATTCGTGCAATTACTCCTTATATTAGTGGTGTTGATGAATCAAGTGCTAAGCAAACTTCTTGGGACAATGTATTAGAACACTCAAAAGTGGTTGTTTTATGGTCAAATGATATGATTAATACAAATCAAATTGCTTGGGGTGTGCCATTACAT
This is a stretch of genomic DNA from Campylobacter sp. RM12651. It encodes these proteins:
- a CDS encoding molybdopterin-dependent oxidoreductase — its product is MEKLSRRSFLKGAAGVAASASSLGAVDFIGENAIPKIDESLISASHFGAYHPIIRSSKVEGFKAFNGDFKPTTLMNGVVNRVYSQDRIKNPSVRKSVLEKGFEKAPKNLRGKEEFVEITWEKAYELVANELKRVYEKYGSNAVYGGSYGWFCVGSVNNPQSLLGRMLNIAGGCTTRTLTYSTHCIRAITPYISGVDESSAKQTSWDNVLEHSKVVVLWSNDMINTNQIAWGVPLHETYPYLEKLQALVKDGKIKVINIDPVYNDTARFLGAKQVFINLQPMLP
- a CDS encoding gluconokinase, translated to MKHYNIVVMGVCGCGKSTIGAMIANSLGASFIDGDDLHPRANIEKMQSGVPLNDLDREPWLERIADVFYSISRRNRSCVIACSALKKQYRDKIRQSGKIIFIHLHGSKELIMQRMSKRSGHYMKENMIDSQFSTLEFPHNEDLVINIDITPPIGEIVEDALIKLDQL
- a CDS encoding lysophospholipid acyltransferase family protein, with translation MAKYKVKILAFIIFILLNIIYLTCKKRFYGEKTLPKEPCIVLFWHGKLTMMAFIFAYMKKNGYKKKPYVLISNHKDGELIASVMKYFNINAVRGSTYDSPVKALLEIKSLLGQGHDVYITPDGPRGPYHSISAGSYKIALKYKIPTIIFDNAASRFYRAKSWDKMILAKPFSTIAYIISKPILLDEENSVNLINKEFNKLELKLNEEGFYV
- the miaB gene encoding tRNA (N6-isopentenyl adenosine(37)-C2)-methylthiotransferase MiaB, producing the protein MSKKLYIETLGCAMNVRDSERMIAELTTKEGYEVTTDKKEADLILINTCSVREKPVHKLFSEVGGFLKEKKEGAKIGVCGCTASHLGSEIFKRAPQVDFVLGARNISRITEAIKTPKFISNDINYDESDFAFADFRNSIYKSYVNIMIGCDKHCAYCIVPHTRGDELSIPKNIILNEVKKAVSNGASEVFLLGQNVNNYGKRFSSNHPKMDFSDLLNEISEVDGLERIRFTSPHPLHMDDKFLETFAKNPKICKSMHMPLQSGSTSILKAMKRGYTREWFINRALKLRELVPSASISTDIIVAFPGESDEDFELTLDVMRKIRFEQIFSFKYSKRPLTPAATMPNQIPENIASARLTKLQSLYNEILDEISAAQLNKTYKVYFEELRENQTIAGRSDNNFLIVVNGSEELLGKMVDVKITKTSRTTLYGEIQS
- a CDS encoding DUF4198 domain-containing protein, yielding MKLSKITLASIFVASSAFAHQFFPMKTDDGYKVGFWADDHWGQFQSDRIFGVSAKDSKGKKLKAGYDYLNNKIFIEGNPSVASVNYDFGYYTFTKDGKHYSQARNEITDITGANEVTQTRKIFKMGKSIFAWDEASSKPLGLKFEIIPLENPLDKKVGDKLKVQVLLDGKPISGVEFEDQNDDIDDITTDEKGIATLTLSKPQDGLQIIAAGIKLPYNLDRYGDTLQLTATLSFKSK
- a CDS encoding superoxide dismutase; the protein is MFKLRTLNYATNAFSGFLTEETFNYHYGKHHQTYVNNLNNLIAGTEFEKKDLVDIILTSKEGIFNNAAQVYNHDFYFDCISPKESKMSAELEKAINEAFGTCSNFKDEFIKGATGLFGSGWFWLVYNTTSKKLELVKTSNAATPITDKLIPLLVVDVWEHAYYIDHRNARAAYLEGFYKHINWEFVSSAYEWALKEGFNSVKFYANELHK
- a CDS encoding thioredoxin family protein codes for the protein MKTKVFFAILIAAFGIWYYYYNEGSYTKTDGFELTYIDNSIIKNYNSNILLNFCNTSNSSCNQFQPILKSVYNELGNLNVKILNIDIFDNPELLNKFPISLIPIQFFYTKDGVNFKPKSEIGKKFKEVNFNDETFYYHLGILTQEEIMLIFEEMQNY
- a CDS encoding HP0268 family nuclease, translating into MKFKLAKQTLNSKPKEVTIEEVIKILEEKKVIFLDHSNSSEDITKLVEKLNNFKVYVNTVKYGLVEDEFIYEVHIL
- a CDS encoding GntP family permease, with protein sequence MQELSASYLLCVAAVAVVLLLFMIMKLKIHAFISLIIISFLTSLAANTPLDKILGVMLGGFGSTLASVALLVGIGAMIGKILEVSGGAQVLADTLIEFFGVQRAPFALGLASLIFAFPIFFDAGLIVMLPVILSVAHKLKGSVLTYALPSVGAFSVMHVFLPPHPGPVAAAATIDANVGWVLILGLIIGLPTWYFSSYLFGLYSGKKMYFKAPDLFEDEKIEIKHKPKFLTVIFILLTPVVLIFISAIISSMQKLEIIAKNDICFNVLNLIGQTPIALMITLIICIIVFNKSLGAKNLEKYCEKALPAICSVVLVTGAGGMFGGVLRASGIGDALAGTLANLGVPVILAGFIIAAIIRIAQGSATVALTTTAGLMAPIIAANTSIAEFDKVAIVLAIACGSVVCSHFNDSGFWLVKGLFGLDEKTTLKTWTMLETLIGVIGFVLILIILALFNLVF